In the genome of Dickeya fangzhongdai, one region contains:
- the hutU gene encoding urocanate hydratase gives MTTSSSTTSSVARVVRAPHGTELHCENWLIEAAYRMIQNNLDPDVAERPEDLVVYGGIGKAARNWACFDAILTSLRQLKADETLLVQSGKPVGVFRTHADAPRVLIANSNLVPHWATWEYFHELDKAGLMMYGQMTAGSWIYIGAQGIVQGTYETFAEAGRQHYHGDLSGKWILTAGLGGMGGAQPLAGVLAGASVLAVECQESRIDFRLRTRYLDYKTDSIDDALAMLADACAQKKAISVGLLGNAAEVLPELVKRAKAGGMKPDIVTDQTSAHDPLNGYLPVGWSVARWQQERISDPEGVMKAACASMAVHVQAMLDFCHMGVPTVDYGNNIRQRAFDEGVRDAFDFPGFVPAYIRPLFCEGKGPFRWVALSGDPEDIYKTDAKLKALFPDNHHLHRWLDMARERIAFQGLPSRICWLGLGERHLAGLAFNEMVRNGELKAPIVIGRDHLDCGSVASPNRETEAMQDGSDAVSDWPLLNALLNTAGGATWVSLHHGGGVGMGFSQHAGMVIVCDGSEQADARLARVLWNDPATGVMRHADAGYDVAKACSAAHQLNLPMVKSHE, from the coding sequence ATGACCACCTCTTCTTCGACTACGTCTTCTGTTGCCCGTGTCGTGCGTGCGCCGCACGGAACTGAACTGCACTGTGAAAACTGGCTGATCGAAGCCGCCTACCGCATGATCCAGAACAACCTCGACCCGGATGTGGCCGAGCGCCCGGAGGATCTGGTGGTGTACGGCGGCATCGGCAAGGCGGCGCGCAACTGGGCCTGCTTTGACGCCATTCTGACTAGCCTGCGCCAGCTGAAAGCGGATGAAACCCTGCTGGTACAGTCCGGCAAGCCGGTCGGGGTGTTTCGCACCCACGCCGACGCCCCCCGGGTACTGATCGCCAACTCGAATCTGGTGCCGCACTGGGCCACCTGGGAATACTTCCATGAACTGGATAAGGCCGGGCTGATGATGTACGGCCAGATGACCGCCGGATCGTGGATTTACATCGGCGCGCAGGGCATCGTGCAGGGTACCTATGAAACCTTCGCCGAAGCCGGCCGCCAGCATTATCACGGCGACCTGAGCGGCAAATGGATCCTCACCGCCGGTCTCGGCGGCATGGGCGGCGCCCAGCCGCTGGCCGGCGTGCTGGCCGGAGCATCGGTGCTGGCGGTGGAGTGTCAGGAATCCCGCATCGATTTTCGGCTGCGCACCCGCTATCTGGATTACAAGACCGACAGCATCGACGACGCGCTGGCGATGCTCGCCGATGCCTGTGCACAGAAAAAAGCCATCTCCGTCGGCCTGCTGGGTAACGCCGCCGAGGTGTTGCCGGAGCTGGTGAAACGCGCCAAAGCCGGCGGCATGAAACCGGATATCGTTACCGATCAGACTTCCGCCCACGATCCGCTCAACGGTTATCTGCCGGTGGGCTGGAGCGTGGCACGCTGGCAACAGGAACGCATCAGCGACCCGGAGGGGGTGATGAAAGCCGCCTGCGCCTCGATGGCGGTGCATGTGCAGGCGATGCTGGATTTTTGCCACATGGGCGTGCCCACCGTAGATTACGGCAACAATATCCGCCAGCGCGCGTTTGATGAAGGCGTGCGCGACGCCTTTGATTTCCCCGGTTTCGTCCCGGCCTATATCCGCCCGCTGTTTTGCGAAGGCAAGGGGCCGTTCCGCTGGGTGGCGCTGTCCGGCGATCCAGAGGACATCTACAAGACCGACGCGAAGTTGAAGGCGCTGTTTCCGGATAATCACCATCTGCACCGCTGGCTGGACATGGCGCGCGAGCGTATCGCTTTTCAGGGACTGCCGTCGCGCATCTGCTGGCTGGGGCTGGGGGAACGGCATCTGGCCGGGCTGGCGTTCAACGAGATGGTGCGCAACGGTGAGCTGAAAGCGCCGATCGTTATCGGCCGCGACCACCTGGACTGCGGCTCGGTGGCCTCGCCCAACCGGGAAACGGAAGCGATGCAGGACGGTTCGGACGCGGTGTCCGACTGGCCGCTGCTCAACGCGCTGCTGAATACGGCGGGCGGCGCCACCTGGGTCAGCCTGCATCACGGCGGCGGCGTCGGCATGGGCTTCTCCCAGCACGCCGGGATGGTGATCGTCTGCGACGGCAGCGAACAGGCCGATGCCCGGCTGGCGCGGGTGCTGTGGAACGACCCTGCTACCGGGGTGATGCGCCATGCCGATGCGGGTTACGACGTTGCTAAAGCCTGTTCGGCGGCGCATCAGTTGAATTTGCCGATGGTGAAGTCGCACGAGTGA
- the hutH gene encoding histidine ammonia-lyase has product MSQTRSYCLTPGAVDLATLRAIYQGEVTLTLEAQARAAVAAAQETVQGIIRQDRVVYGINTGFGKLAQTRIPADRLAELQRNLVLSHSVGIGDLLPDDVLRLVMATKVVSLARGHSGVRLQVIDTLLALFNAGVMPCIPEKGSVGASGDLAPLAHLSLLLLGEGQARVDGVLIPAADGLARAGVEPLVLGPKEGLALLNGTQVSTALALRGLFEAEKVFAAGLVAGALSLEAIKGSVKPFDARIHQARGQQGQIAVAAAVSALLTDSEILQSHVNCGRVQDPYSIRCVPQVMGACLDNLQHAARVLRIEANAASDNPLVFPETDEVISGGNFHAEPVAFAADIIALAVAEIGAISERRMALLLDSTLSGLPPFLVNDGGVNSGFMIAQVTAAALASENKSLAHPGSVDSLPTSANQEDHVSMATYAARRLGSMCFNTATVVGIEAMAAAQGIDFHRPLKSSPLLERELTQVREQVAFLDRDRLMATDIDLMRQWASRERWPSVITALLPSYAAEPALV; this is encoded by the coding sequence ATGTCACAAACCCGAAGCTATTGCCTGACGCCCGGCGCGGTGGACCTCGCCACGCTGCGCGCCATTTATCAGGGAGAGGTTACCCTGACGCTGGAAGCGCAGGCGCGCGCGGCGGTCGCGGCGGCGCAGGAAACGGTGCAGGGCATTATCCGTCAGGACCGGGTGGTCTATGGCATCAACACCGGTTTTGGCAAGCTGGCCCAGACCCGCATTCCGGCGGACCGGCTGGCGGAGCTGCAACGCAATCTGGTGCTGTCGCACAGCGTGGGCATCGGCGACCTGCTGCCGGATGACGTGCTGCGTCTGGTGATGGCGACTAAAGTCGTCAGCCTGGCGCGCGGGCATTCCGGGGTACGGTTGCAGGTGATCGATACCTTGCTGGCGCTGTTCAACGCCGGGGTGATGCCCTGCATTCCGGAGAAAGGCTCGGTAGGCGCCAGCGGCGATCTGGCGCCGCTGGCGCATCTGTCGCTGCTGCTGCTGGGAGAAGGGCAGGCGCGGGTCGACGGCGTGCTGATCCCGGCGGCCGACGGGCTGGCGCGGGCCGGCGTCGAACCGCTGGTGCTGGGGCCGAAAGAGGGGCTGGCGCTGCTCAACGGCACCCAGGTATCCACCGCGCTGGCGCTGCGCGGGCTGTTCGAGGCCGAGAAAGTGTTTGCCGCCGGGCTGGTGGCCGGCGCGTTGTCGCTGGAGGCGATCAAAGGCTCGGTGAAGCCGTTTGACGCCCGCATCCATCAGGCGCGCGGCCAGCAGGGACAGATTGCGGTAGCGGCGGCGGTCAGCGCCTTGCTGACGGACAGCGAAATTTTGCAGTCGCACGTCAACTGCGGCCGGGTACAGGACCCGTACTCCATTCGCTGCGTGCCGCAGGTAATGGGCGCGTGTCTGGACAATCTACAGCACGCCGCCCGCGTGTTGCGCATCGAAGCCAACGCCGCGTCGGATAATCCGCTGGTGTTTCCGGAAACCGACGAGGTGATCTCCGGCGGTAATTTCCACGCCGAACCGGTGGCGTTCGCCGCCGACATCATCGCGCTGGCGGTGGCGGAGATCGGCGCGATTTCCGAACGGCGTATGGCGCTGCTGCTCGACAGCACGCTGTCCGGGCTGCCGCCGTTTCTGGTTAACGACGGCGGCGTCAACTCCGGCTTCATGATCGCCCAGGTAACCGCCGCCGCGCTGGCGTCGGAGAACAAGTCGCTGGCCCATCCCGGCAGCGTGGACAGCCTGCCCACCTCCGCCAATCAGGAAGACCATGTATCGATGGCGACCTACGCCGCCCGCCGTCTCGGCAGCATGTGCTTTAACACCGCCACCGTGGTGGGAATTGAAGCGATGGCCGCCGCGCAGGGCATCGATTTCCATCGTCCGCTGAAAAGCTCGCCGTTGCTGGAGCGCGAACTGACGCAGGTGCGTGAACAGGTCGCTTTTCTGGACCGCGACCGCCTGATGGCGACCGATATTGACCTGATGCGCCAGTGGGCCAGCCGTGAGCGCTGGCCGTCCGTCATCACCGCATTATTGCCCAGTTATGCCGCCGAACCGGCGCTCGTTTGA